Proteins encoded in a region of the Drosophila sechellia strain sech25 chromosome 2L, ASM438219v1, whole genome shotgun sequence genome:
- the LOC6611834 gene encoding uncharacterized protein LOC6611834 — protein sequence MSNLKNIKNRSKFYDQQDEKITHKRRRKVAARLDAKPIQDEPVTSSGEGLYPRMSRMMTHPNEPSNLHPPRMDSRQIPPWQASPTAYLGYHFRLGR from the exons ATGTCAAATTTAAAGAACATTAAAAATCGATCCAAATTTTATGATCAACAGGATGAAAAGATAACCCACAAGCGGCGCAGGAAGGTTGCTGCCCGATTGGATGCAAAACCAATCCAGGACGAGCCCGTAACGTCGAGTGGGGAAGGACTATATCCTCGGATGAGCCGTATG ATGACACATCCGAACGAGCCAAGCAACCTGCACCCGCCGAGGATGGATTCGCGGCAGATCCCTCCGTGGCAGGCCAGCCCGACAGCCTATTTGGGATATCATTTCCGATTGGGGAGATAG